A window of Microbispora hainanensis genomic DNA:
GGATGGCCGAGACGGCCCGGGGCAAGCTGGCCGCCGCGGGCTTCACCGCACCCGTCCTCACCGGCGACGCGAGCGACCCGCCGGCCGACGCCGGCACCTCCTTCGACGTCGTCCTGGCCCGGCACCTGCTGTGGACCCTGCCCGCGCCGGAGCACGCGTTGCAGACCTGGATGGGCCTGCTGCGCCCACACGGCCGGCTGATCCTCATCGAGGGCAACTGGCAGGCCTCCGGAGACGGCCCGCCGTACGTGCCGGGCGCCCACTCTCTGCCCTGGCTCGGCGGGGTGAGCGCCGAACCACTCGTCGAGGTGCTCCGGCCGTACGCGTCGAGTGTGGCGGTGGAACCGCTGACCGACCCGGTTCTGTGGGGAAAGCCCGTCCACGACGAGCGATACGCCGTCATCGCCCACCGCTGAGCTGCGTAATTCGCGGAAAACACACAATGCCGATTCCGTAAACGTCTCGGCAATTAGTCGAAGCATATTGCCGGCGAAATGCGCGGGCAAAGCGCGGCCTGGTCATCGCGTCGTAGCCGACAGCCACGTCCAAGGGCGCACATGGAATTCCGCAGCGGTCGGCCCGGGAGGGGTCAACTCGCCTGGACGGGCTCCGGAGGCGTGTGCCAACGATTGAGATACGACCCGATCGCTGATCGGAGAGGAGTATCTCTATGCACGGCACTCGATTCTCATTACTGCTGGGTCCGGCAGTCCTGTCCGCAGTCACGCTCTGGCCGGCCATCGCATCGGCCGCCACCACCGCCCACCCCACCGGCCTCGCCGCCGCGCTGAGCGCGCCGCGGGCCGACGAGCCGAGCACCGACCTCGGCGAGCAGTCGGAGGAGGCGGCCCGGGAGAGCGGACGCGCGTACCAGGAGGAGAGCGGGTACGGGCGGGAGAGCGCCCAGGAAGAGGAAGGTTCGTCGGGCGAGGAGTCGAGCGGCAGCACCCAGTCGGAGAGCGACCTCGGCCATCAGCGCTCGCGGTCCTCGCTGAACGAGTCGTCACTGGGCCAGTCGTCGCTGCGCGAGTCGTCACTGAGCCAGTCGTCGCTCAGCGAGCAGTCGTCCAGCCGTCCGATCAGCTACACGCGGACGATCACGTACCAGCGCCCGGTCACGCAGACGCGGATGGTGACTGAGAGCCGTCCGGTCACGTTCACCCGGCACGTCACCTACCAGCGCCCGGTCACCGAGACGCGTACGGTCACCCGGATGCGCCCGGTCACCGAGACGCGCCAGATCACCTATCAGCGTCCCGTGACCTACACGCGCATGGTCACCGAGACCCGGCCGGTCATCCACCAGGAGACCTTCCAGCGTCCGGTCACCCAGACGCGGTACGTCACCGAGTCACGTCCTGTGACGCGGTACGTCACCTATCAGCGTCCCGTGGTGAAGTACGTCACCGAGCGCCGCGCGGTCACCCACCAGGAGACCTTCCAGCGGCCCGTCACCGAGACGAAGTTCGTCACCGAGACGCGCCCGGTGACCCGCCAGGAGACCTTCCAGCACCCGGTCACGCAGACGCGCTTCGTCACCGAAAGCCGTCCGGTCAGCTACACCCGGATGGTGCCGGAGACCCACGAGGTGAAGTCCACGCACTGGGTCACCGAGAGCCGTCCGGTCAGCTACACGCGCATGATGACCTACCAGCGCCCGGTCACCGAGACGAAGTACGTCACCGAGTCGCGGCAGGTCACCAGCTACAGCCGGCCCATGATGCACCAGTCCTCCTCCAGCGGCAGCAGCGAGGAATGCGACTGATGAGCCGGGAAGCCAAGCCCTGACATCCAGTCGGGCCACGAGGGGCACGAGCGGTTCCCGCCCGTGCCCCTTCCGCACGTGCGCCCAGCGTCATTCGTCGAAGACGTCACAGCGCCTGGAGTCGTCCGGGTCGTCCCTCAGACACCCTTCGTCCACGGCATTGGACACCCCGGGCAGATCGATCGCCGCACTCAACACGGCCTGGGGGTCGGCGCCGGGGACGAGTTTCAGGCGGAAGGACTCCGGCA
This region includes:
- a CDS encoding class I SAM-dependent methyltransferase, encoding MPDLDPQSIASYWDAEADTFDDEADHGLRDLRVRAAWAGRLRSWMPRPPTDVLDLGCGTGSLTLLLAEQGHRPVGVDLSPRMAETARGKLAAAGFTAPVLTGDASDPPADAGTSFDVVLARHLLWTLPAPEHALQTWMGLLRPHGRLILIEGNWQASGDGPPYVPGAHSLPWLGGVSAEPLVEVLRPYASSVAVEPLTDPVLWGKPVHDERYAVIAHR